GTCAGCATCACAATCGACATGACCTAGTTTGACCTTCCCCTTCAAATTCTTTGCAGCCTTTTTCCACTCAGGAGCTAGCTTTTTGCAATGTCCACACCTTGAAAAAAAAACGATGGTTTTCAGCTACAAATATCCCAAGGAAGGTTATTAGAGAACTGAACAGTTCCAAGAGACAATAAGCACTAATTACCAAGGTGCAAAGAATTCCACAATCCAGAGATCTTTGCTTTCAGTGACCAGCTCGTCAAAATTGCTAGAGTTTAGTTCCACAGAGGCACTAGGCTCGGACTTCTTCTCACTGGACCCTCCTCCAGTGTTTGTGCCAGTTGTTTTACCATCCAAACGATCTTTTAACAATGCCTTTATCTATGAAGCAAAAAAACATCACTACATATATTAATCAGAATGCAGGTTCAAGTGCTTCATGAAGAATACTATCTATGGAGTACGGACTCAGATGATTTTCACCAACAATTACGGTTCTATACTAGTAATTCATTAAACAAAATCTACAACAACATGGAAAAGGTTAAGAGTATCATCCAATCAAACATACTAATTCCATGGCCAGATCATCAAGAAAGAGAGGGATTTTTCAAATATGATACATAGATTGAGGGATAGTTAGCATGATTCAACTACAAAAACTTAGCAGCATCTAGTTTTAAGAGGACACCACAGTATAAACAACTAAGCTCTAGTTCACTGCAACTGGAACAACCACCACATATTCCATATTCTACATGCCCTTGAAGTAATGACATAAATTGAGAAgttaagtattaaaaataactcAGTAATCAAGAATCAGCAAGGGTGTGTGAGAGAGAAACCTGCTTGATAGCAAATTGAGAGATGGCTTTGGCGTCCCTAGCTCCTTGATAATCAATAGGAGGCTTCCCAGGAACAAACACTTTAATAGTTGGGAAACCCCTCACACCATAAtcctataataaaaaaataaaaataaaaaggatgcATAACTTGGTTAACAAAAAGAAGTATCTTTCTTGTTGAGCAATCACACAAACCTGAGAGACGGACTTGTGAGCGTCAGCATCAATAGCAGCCACAGTAGCAATACCTTTCAAAGTAGTAGCAACCTTCTCCCAAGTTGGTGTTAAGGATTTACAGTGACCACACCATGGTGCAAAGAACTCTACCAAAACGACACCGTTTGAATTGATAACCTGTAATTAACCAAAACAACATCTTTAGGACTCACACACTACTACACTGCTAACAAACCAATAAAAGGACCTTAGACTTGAAATTAGAAGGAGTGAGCTGAAGCACGGGGGAAGAGGATCCGTAGAGAGCGTTGCTTAAATCGAAGGAGAACGCAAACACCAGAGAGAGAATCGTGAATACTCTTGTTTTGTTCATTTTTCTTTCCATCTTCATTCATTCGGCGAACGGGACATATAGTTGAAGAACTAAAAAACACTATACACGTGAATTTACGTGTAATAACCAATGATATTATTACACGTCACCACACTCTCCACTAATAttcttattaaaaaagaaaaggaaataacaACGATGCACGTGCGAGAGACGGCGTCCCCACGTGTGGGGATGATATTGAGTGGGAGAGAAGCATCTCCTTCTTCTGATGAGCCAAGAAAACACCCTTGTGGTTGGTTGCTTTTAGATAGTTCTCGAGTCTTTTTTCACTTGGCTAAATATTTTCTTGAGGAAGGATGCAGCAAGCAAGAATTGATTCGATAAATGAGTCTAGTTCTTGGGACTAGTTTTACTATTTATCTTGTTTCGTTTTCTGTTTTCGTTTTGTTGTTCAAAACCCATACATACCACCAAAAAAAGGTTTCGTCCTATGTTGTTTTcatccaaaataaaaaagaaaaagaaacacctTCAACCTCCACTCCTCTTCcaccaaaaaaattaacaaaaaaagggCAAAGAGAGGGATAGATCATTGAGATCTTTAGAAGCCTGAGTGGGGGGAGGTCCAGCCATATTGTTGATGCTTTTCGTTGCTGTGATCATGAATCATGATCGTGGTGATGACAAGTCCTGCACTTGTTCCGGTTTCTCAGTCCCTGGCATTTCCTTCTTGACATCAGGCTTATCATTATGCATAGCCTTTGAGCCAGAGCGGCTTGGCGTTGGTGAGATCCTCTGATAATTGGATGGAACATGTGAAGGATAAGGATTAGGCAGAGACGAAGGCATGGGTAAGCCTGTAGGATATGGCAGCACCGAGTGGTCGAAGTTGCAGTTTGGTCCAAACTTACAGAATCCAAATGACTTGAAGCTACCACAAGCTGGTTGTCCCTGGAAcagccaaacaaaaaaaacagaacaatgCTGGCTCAATAcatggttcaaatcaaaaccagACGATAGAGCAAAGGGACTTACAGGTCTCGCTGGGAGAACAAAAGGGTTCATGAAATTTGGTGGAGGCGGTGGTGGTGAAACTCTTACACTGACGTGAGTGTATTTGCAGTGGTCTCCATATTTACATGTCCCAGTGTTCATAAAAAACCgacattgttgttgttgttcggATCTTTCAGACAAATCAACACCATTCAATGTCACACCCATGTGCATTGGTGCACTAGAACCAGGGTAATAAACTTGATTCTTCACAACACCATACATGGAGTTAGATGCACCCTGCAACATAACAAAATGACATTAAGGGAAGTAGCCTTATCAATGATTTTGTAGCTTCAACTCAGACTTACCATGTAAGTGGCCCAGCTCGGAGGAGGCATGAGACCTTGAGAGGGTGAAACCATCACATAGGACTGAGGAAGTTGCGGACGAGGCAAAGTTCCATAAGTAGGCACCATTGTTAATCCACCAGCATGATGTAAACCTGCAGAAGTAAAAGTAGGCATCCCATATGCAGCAGCAGTAGAGTGTCCATTATCAGGTTGAGGATGGTGGAATTTGCAAGCGACTCCGAATCTGCAAGTTCCAGTTCGCAGGTAATATGGACACGGCTTCTCACCCTGCAGACCAAACTCAAATAAGTCATCCATGTTCGATACAAAGAGAACGAGGATGAAATTACCTGACGCATTGGTAAGTTGAGAACATTGAACAAGACAGGTTCTGCTCCGTTCCTGTCCTTTGGGTGATGGTATTTACAAGTTGAACCGTACTTACAAGCTCCTGTCTTGAGATAATACTGCAGACAAAAATGTTTTAAGAAAGCAAATAATACGGTTCATCTACTTGGCTAAGTATCTATCAAATCAAGGAAAGACTAAACCAGACATGAGGAATATGTTCTGCAGTTCAATGTACATTCTTGTTAGTTGTTACCAATAAGATATGTTTTTCTTTCCTAAATAGACAATAATATTAACCCTATCTAACTTTCAACTCGAGTTAATTAATGACTTAACCAGACAAGAGGAATATGTCCTGTAATTAATTGTAGATTCTTGTTAAGTGAAGTTGCAAACAAGAATAAGTTATGTTACAAATTTGCTAGATGGACTAGTTAGGATGCATCAGACCAAACAAAGTTACCGACTTTTAACACTCTATAATGCATTCATACAACAACCAATCAAACTAATCAGATTtagataataattatattaaagagGTCTAAGAAAGTGCACCTCACAATCCGGCTGGCCAATCCTCTCCGGGAGCTCCTCGTTGTAGTACATAACCTGTTAAAGAGTTTAAAAGATAGTGAGCaacttttagaaaaatatgatctttctttctttcttcctcaCCTGTGGAAGGTTAGTAGGATGATTAAAACGGCAAGTGCTTCCATAGCCACAGAGACCAGTTCTCAGATAGAACTGGCAATCTCTTTCACCGGGACGATCTGGATACGGATCAGGTTGCTCCACTCCGTTTCCATCATTAACTTTCATCTTCCTAAAAGCATCTaacaatcataaaacaaaaaaaaaaacatcacatGGTAGTTAATGATGTCTGAACCAAAGAGAAACGTAAAGACAAAACTCATGTGGGTTCTTAAAGAGATCAACTTTCGAAATGCTACAGAAGTTTTAAAACCGAATATGGATCTCTCACGAGATTTAGAAACTTTACCTTCGATTTTTTGGGAAGATCGAACCGACCCAGTAGAGCTCTGAACATGGTGAGTTTCTGACATGGGTCGCATGTAAGAAAAAGACAAAGTCACAGCAGTTTCTGGACAATGAAGGACGACGACGATCACGATGATTCAACAGCAAACAAAGACAGATTCGaaagtttcttccttttttattttctctttgcTGAGAATGTGAGATATTTTCTCAGAGGAGGAAGATAGTTTTATTTTCGGatctttcttcctctctctctctctctctctctctgttctttttggtctttgccttttttttctctcctgCGATGTCTGTGTGTTTTCAATGTGAACAGAGATAgagaaaattaaaatgaaaattaaattaaagagTGCCAAGTAATGAGTCTTTTGCCTCCCCTCGTGTACGGCTTAATAAATTCTGCATGTATGTTAAATGACAGTTTTATCCCTACTTCTGTTGATATGCCTTCAATGTGACGGTTCGATGTGAACCATCGTTTACTAGCTTTTCCTAGGTGGACCCTCCTTTTTAAGTTTTAGCCACTGGTTATCTCCACCATATTAATTACATaatctatttaaaaattagtttacatttcaaattgttttcttttaattgaAGATCTGAATCACAGAttactttttaagtttttaattacatgatctatttaaattttaacaatttaacattacattttaaattattttcttttaaatgaagATCTGAATCAcatattactttattttaagtttttaattacataatctatttaaattttaacaatttaacattacattttaaattgttttcttttaaatgaaGATCTGAATCACATATTACTTTCTTTtaagttaaattttaaaatataatgctaaattttaaaatagattatgTAATTAATCTTTAAACATCAGATCAATAATTTTAATCTAATTATAAAAGTAAATTAGTATATCATGTTCTCTTTAATTTCTCATAATAAATACTCTATCTGTTTTatattaagtgtcattttaaattttatttcattataagtgttgtttgtttttaacacaaatatttaatgttttttccAGTTTTTAACCTTACACttagtttattaattaataaaatcaaacaaaatatagAGTATTAATAGGGATAAAAcagaaaatttaattattttttaattcgtatggaaaattttaaatgatactTATAATGAAACAGTATAAATATGTTACTCCTGCTTGCTATTACtttattgtttcaaaaaaacaataagTAAATTAACCAACAAAAATAAAGGTGTAATAATTTGCTTTGGGACCAAGTCATAGGACAGTTAGACACCTCGGACATGTTTATTTTACTCCAAAAACCGAATTAGCAAATAGGGGTAAAACGGTCAGATAAAAAGCAAGTCTTCTGGCACAAGAAATCTTCTGCGTCGCAGTTTATAGTGGTCGGGACCCACAGGTTAGAAAAAGGGAGCAGGCAGCAGTAGTAATTAGAAAGTGTCAGATAGAAGGCGGGGGGTGGGAGGCTGCGATTGGGTGGTCACTGGAGCAGCGTAAGAGCTGTGAGCTTGAGACGCTGAAAATCCGCCACGTTGGCTTACGAGGAAGTTATCCTCTGCAGTGACGACCACACCCTGTTACTGTGTGTTGTTTTCCGTGAATTTGACGCATTATTCTTCTGTTCCACCGGTTTGACCATTCCAACGACTTTTCACacgtaaacatagagaaaaaaaaaagtaaatgatTTCATTGACTCTTCTTTATTAGGTTCCTATGACTTCAAGTTTCCGCATTCATGCACTCTTTGCCAGAAGATAAAGCGTATGTATATGTTCCAACAAGCCACTAAATGGTTGGACCTCGGATAATTTTGGACTTTGTTGTTGACTAGAAATGGATGTTGATTTACACTGGACTAAAGGTCCAATAAATTGGGATTTCAAAATAAAGctcattatttttgtttacgtCTTGATGTTTCTAAAACATATGTACAAAGCTCTGATAGTCAAGTTAATCctcctatacattaaaagagaagtcactttagtgatttttgCTGAGGTGACACTCATATAGAGCTTCTCAGGAAAAacgttataattctattggctggtttttttgaatttttcattttcatttattttaatcaatcgcttatgtagacaagcccaaaactattgtcgatttcgttaagcccatatatagctaggggataataattatcgatttagtttagccttgggtaccggttcgggtttgggtcgggtatttcagattttcgggtatttcagtatagaggtatagaacccgttcgggtatttctatacttcgggtcgggttcgggtatttttagttcggattcggttatttcggatctggttcggatatttagattttgaaaaaaaaattaaaattttcatttatcaagtttcttatatttaaaaatataactttcagttaactaattttttatttttaatagattgaataattaatagatttggacataacattttaaaactaaaaagacattaatttagttattttttttaatttcggatgtaactttttgttaattttttaaataaaaaacttgacatgcattttaagtgagtagcaaatcaattttttcgtaattgtatgtatatcatatgaacttaaagtatgtgtagtatcaatataaatattttatataaaatgagagatgtaaactaaaaatataaggttaattatacatatgttcggttatcttcggatatccattcgggttcgggtattatccgtttgggttcgggtatccaatctctccttattcaatacccgttcgggtattttgctacttcggttcggatttcagttcgggtttttcggatcgggttcgggtgccacttcggatatcgggtaaagtgctcACCCCtaataattaggttgtttgtttttaataacttacctttct
Above is a window of Brassica napus cultivar Da-Ae chromosome A10, Da-Ae, whole genome shotgun sequence DNA encoding:
- the LOC106401608 gene encoding protein disulfide-isomerase like 2-2 — protein: MKMERKMNKTRVFTILSLVFAFSFDLSNALYGSSSPVLQLTPSNFKSKVINSNGVVLVEFFAPWCGHCKSLTPTWEKVATTLKGIATVAAIDADAHKSVSQDYGVRGFPTIKVFVPGKPPIDYQGARDAKAISQFAIKQIKALLKDRLDGKTTGTNTGGGSSEKKSEPSASVELNSSNFDELVTESKDLWIVEFFAPWCGHCKKLAPEWKKAAKNLKGKVKLGHVDCDADKAIQSRFKVKGFPTILVFGADKSSPLPYEGARSASAIESFALEQLEANAGPAEVTELTGPDAMEEKCGPAAICFVSFLPDILDSKAEGRNKYLEMLLSVAEKFKKDPISFVWVAAGKQPDLEKRVGVGGYGYPAMVALNAKKGAYAPLKSGFEVKHLIEFVKEAQKGGKGNLPIDGTLEIVKTEAWDGKDGEVVDAEEFSLEELMADD
- the LOC106402310 gene encoding zinc finger CCCH domain-containing protein 3 codes for the protein MRPMSETHHVQSSTGSVRSSQKIEDAFRKMKVNDGNGVEQPDPYPDRPGERDCQFYLRTGLCGYGSTCRFNHPTNLPQVMYYNEELPERIGQPDCEYYLKTGACKYGSTCKYHHPKDRNGAEPVLFNVLNLPMRQGEKPCPYYLRTGTCRFGVACKFHHPQPDNGHSTAAAYGMPTFTSAGLHHAGGLTMVPTYGTLPRPQLPQSYVMVSPSQGLMPPPSWATYMGASNSMYGVVKNQVYYPGSSAPMHMGVTLNGVDLSERSEQQQQCRFFMNTGTCKYGDHCKYTHVSVRVSPPPPPPNFMNPFVLPARPGQPACGSFKSFGFCKFGPNCNFDHSVLPYPTGLPMPSSLPNPYPSHVPSNYQRISPTPSRSGSKAMHNDKPDVKKEMPGTEKPEQVQDLSSPRS